A single genomic interval of Antarcticibacterium arcticum harbors:
- a CDS encoding glycine--tRNA ligase, giving the protein MAKQEDLFKNVISHAKEYGYIFASSEIYDGLSAVYDYGQNGVELKKNIREYWWKSMVQLHQNIVGLDAAILMHPKTWKASGHVDAFNDPLIDNKDSKKRYRADVLVEDHAEKILQKAQKEIDKAKKRFGDAFDEEQFVATNDRVVRYLNERRDILKRLGDSLTREDLKDVKALIEELEIADPETGSKNWTEVRQFNLMFGTKMGASAETSSDLYLRPETAQGIFVNFSNVQKSGRMKIPFGIAQTGKAFRNEIVARQFIFRMREFEQMEMQFFVRPGEELKWYEHWKEERIKWHYSLNLGEENYRFHDHDKLAHYANAAADIEFNFPFGFKELEGIHSRTDFDLKAHEEHSGRKLRFFDPEMNENYVPYVIETSIGLDRMFLAVLSSSLKEETLEDGSSRTVLKLPAILAPTKAAILPLVKKDGLPELANEIIEELKWDFQVQYDEKDAIGRRYRRQDAAGTPLCITVDHDSLEDRSVTIRYRDSMLQKRVKITELKSLIQQEIDFKSWLKA; this is encoded by the coding sequence ATGGCAAAACAAGAAGATCTATTTAAAAATGTGATATCCCATGCCAAAGAGTATGGGTATATTTTCGCATCAAGTGAAATTTATGATGGGCTTAGCGCGGTTTATGACTACGGTCAAAATGGTGTTGAACTTAAGAAAAATATCAGGGAGTACTGGTGGAAGAGCATGGTGCAATTGCATCAAAACATTGTTGGGCTGGATGCGGCGATCCTTATGCATCCAAAAACCTGGAAAGCTTCTGGTCACGTAGATGCTTTTAATGATCCCTTAATTGATAATAAAGATTCTAAAAAGCGTTACCGTGCAGATGTACTGGTAGAAGATCATGCTGAAAAAATATTGCAGAAAGCGCAAAAGGAAATCGACAAGGCAAAAAAACGTTTTGGAGATGCTTTTGATGAAGAGCAGTTTGTAGCCACAAATGACAGGGTAGTAAGATATTTGAATGAACGCAGGGATATCCTGAAGCGTTTGGGAGATTCCCTTACCCGTGAGGATCTTAAAGATGTTAAGGCTTTAATTGAAGAACTTGAAATTGCAGATCCTGAGACCGGTTCCAAAAACTGGACAGAGGTAAGACAATTTAATTTGATGTTCGGAACAAAAATGGGTGCCTCGGCCGAGACTTCATCAGATCTTTACCTTAGGCCGGAAACTGCCCAGGGAATTTTCGTGAATTTCTCTAATGTCCAAAAGAGCGGGCGAATGAAAATTCCTTTCGGAATCGCTCAAACAGGAAAGGCTTTTAGGAACGAGATAGTTGCAAGGCAGTTTATTTTCAGGATGCGGGAGTTTGAACAAATGGAGATGCAATTTTTCGTGCGACCGGGAGAGGAATTAAAATGGTATGAACACTGGAAAGAAGAGCGTATAAAATGGCATTACTCCCTGAACCTGGGAGAAGAAAACTACCGTTTTCATGACCATGATAAACTGGCCCATTACGCTAATGCAGCAGCCGATATTGAATTTAATTTTCCTTTTGGTTTTAAAGAACTGGAGGGTATTCATTCCCGTACAGATTTTGACCTTAAGGCGCATGAAGAACATTCAGGTAGAAAACTGAGATTCTTTGATCCGGAAATGAATGAAAATTATGTTCCCTACGTTATAGAAACTTCTATTGGACTGGACAGGATGTTCCTGGCAGTTCTTTCTTCATCCCTGAAGGAGGAAACACTTGAGGATGGTTCCAGCCGTACAGTTTTAAAACTACCTGCGATCCTGGCACCAACAAAGGCAGCTATTTTACCTTTGGTGAAAAAAGATGGCCTGCCGGAACTGGCTAATGAGATAATTGAAGAACTAAAATGGGATTTCCAGGTGCAGTACGATGAAAAGGATGCGATAGGGAGAAGGTACCGCAGGCAGGATGCTGCAGGTACTCCATTGTGTATTACGGTAGACCACGATTCACTGGAAGACAGAAGTGTTACAATACGTTACCGTGATTCCATGCTTCAAAAAAGGGTTAAAATTACTGAACTAAAATCCCTGATACAGCAGGAGATAGATTTTAAAAGCTGGTTGAAAGCATAA
- a CDS encoding ComF family protein has translation MFHDFLNLFYPEVCQICDNILVKNETVICINCLHELPVTNFHFDNENPVIKVFYGRVKVENATALLLFQKKGAVQKLIHNLKYKGQQKIGNFLGKWMGEELSKADGFSKIDAVIPVPLHPRKLRSRGFNQVENFGKEIASALQVPYLDNVLLKRSFSGSQTIKSRLARWGNIEESFVLANPGLIHKKHLLLVDDLITTGSTLEACATVLKEAGDVKISVATMAFAN, from the coding sequence ATGTTTCACGATTTTCTTAATTTATTTTACCCTGAAGTATGCCAGATATGTGATAATATCCTGGTAAAAAATGAAACCGTAATTTGTATTAATTGCCTGCACGAACTACCTGTTACTAATTTCCACTTTGATAACGAAAACCCAGTAATAAAAGTATTTTACGGCAGGGTGAAAGTAGAAAATGCTACTGCACTTCTTTTATTTCAAAAGAAAGGAGCAGTACAAAAGCTCATACATAACCTGAAATATAAAGGCCAACAAAAAATTGGGAATTTTCTGGGAAAATGGATGGGCGAGGAACTTTCCAAAGCTGATGGTTTTTCTAAAATTGATGCAGTTATTCCCGTTCCGCTTCATCCAAGAAAATTAAGATCCCGCGGATTTAACCAGGTTGAGAACTTTGGAAAAGAGATTGCCAGTGCTCTACAGGTACCATATCTTGACAATGTACTTTTAAAAAGGTCATTTTCCGGCTCACAAACCATTAAATCCCGGTTGGCCAGGTGGGGAAATATAGAAGAATCCTTTGTACTGGCTAATCCCGGGCTTATTCATAAAAAACATCTGCTACTTGTAGATGATCTTATAACTACGGGTTCAACCCTGGAAGCTTGTGCCACAGTTTTAAAAGAAGCAGGAGATGTAAAAATAAGTGTGGCAACCATGGCTTTTGCCAATTAA
- a CDS encoding Ig-like domain-containing protein — MNKRFPILFLLLSTFFLVQCAKRGNPTGGDIDTTPPKFLRASPENYSTNFKSKEIRIYFDEYIKLDKAQEQIIISPPMSPRPEITPMGGPQKYIRIRITDTLQENTTYVVNFGRSVVDNNEANPLPFFKYVFSTGSYIDSLTVKGTVQDALLKEAEPFISVMLFEVNENFSDSLVYNEPPRYITNTLDSLRSFELTNLKAGTYQLVAVKDLNNDYKFSPAREKIAFLDSLITVPADTSYNLVLFRENLEFRPERPKQLAGNKLLVGYRGTVKPDSIAFEALSEVPADFDYRLTKVQNKDSIHFWMRPIVKTDSLKLRVTTPTRVDSLKLRITEMKPDTLQVTMEPSGSIEFTKNVILRANTPLVEKNDEFISIMNRDSVAVDFTSEIRPFENVVELNFTKNENQSYKITVLPGALRDFYGTTNDTLTRSLTTRAFSDYGNLSLSLQNVKSFPVIVQLTDEKGVVKAEKYSTGQTGLRFEFITPGKYLIRLIYDRNENRQWDTGNYLRGLKPEEIIYFPEVLDVRPNWDINQAFILN; from the coding sequence ATGAATAAAAGATTCCCCATCCTATTTCTTTTACTTTCAACCTTTTTCCTGGTGCAATGCGCCAAAAGAGGAAACCCCACCGGTGGTGATATTGACACTACCCCACCTAAATTTTTACGCGCTTCTCCTGAAAATTATTCCACTAATTTTAAAAGTAAGGAGATTCGCATCTATTTTGATGAATATATAAAACTGGACAAAGCCCAGGAACAAATCATTATTTCACCTCCCATGTCCCCAAGGCCTGAAATCACCCCTATGGGTGGGCCACAAAAATATATAAGAATAAGGATTACAGATACCCTGCAGGAAAATACTACCTATGTGGTAAATTTTGGAAGAAGTGTGGTAGATAACAATGAAGCAAATCCGCTACCCTTTTTTAAATACGTTTTTTCTACCGGTAGCTATATAGATTCCCTTACTGTAAAGGGAACCGTTCAGGACGCGCTGCTTAAAGAGGCAGAGCCCTTTATATCTGTTATGTTATTTGAGGTGAATGAAAATTTTTCAGATTCGCTGGTGTATAATGAACCCCCACGATATATTACCAATACGCTTGATAGCCTTCGCAGCTTTGAACTAACTAATTTAAAAGCCGGTACCTATCAACTGGTAGCAGTAAAAGACCTTAACAACGATTATAAATTTTCTCCGGCAAGGGAAAAGATCGCATTTTTAGACAGCCTTATTACGGTTCCCGCAGACACCTCGTACAATCTTGTTTTGTTCCGGGAGAATCTGGAATTCCGGCCTGAACGTCCAAAACAGCTGGCCGGCAATAAACTTTTAGTTGGATACCGCGGAACTGTGAAACCGGACAGTATAGCATTTGAGGCCCTTAGTGAAGTGCCTGCAGATTTTGATTACAGGCTCACCAAGGTCCAGAATAAGGATAGTATCCATTTCTGGATGCGACCTATCGTGAAAACAGACAGTTTGAAATTGAGGGTTACGACCCCCACCCGGGTAGATTCCTTAAAATTAAGGATCACAGAAATGAAGCCCGATACGTTGCAGGTTACAATGGAACCTTCAGGGTCCATAGAATTTACAAAAAATGTTATACTAAGAGCCAACACCCCCCTTGTGGAGAAAAATGATGAATTCATCTCAATTATGAACCGGGATTCGGTAGCCGTTGATTTTACTTCAGAAATAAGACCTTTTGAAAATGTGGTGGAACTCAATTTTACAAAAAATGAGAACCAATCTTACAAAATAACCGTGCTCCCGGGAGCTTTAAGGGATTTTTACGGAACAACCAATGATACGCTTACCCGGAGCCTGACCACAAGGGCATTTTCAGATTATGGAAATCTTAGCCTCAGTCTTCAGAATGTGAAGAGCTTCCCCGTAATTGTCCAGCTAACAGATGAAAAAGGGGTGGTTAAAGCTGAAAAATATTCTACCGGGCAAACCGGGTTACGCTTTGAGTTTATTACTCCCGGGAAGTATTTGATAAGGCTTATTTATGACCGCAATGAAAACCGGCAATGGGATACGGGTAATTATCTACGGGGCCTCAAACCCGAAGAGATTATCTATTTTCCCGAAGTACTGGATGTGCGGCCTAACTGGGATATTAATCAAGCCTTTATACTAAATTAA